From a region of the Latilactobacillus sakei genome:
- the sdaAB gene encoding L-serine ammonia-lyase, iron-sulfur-dependent, subunit beta has protein sequence MTNQYRSVFDIIGPIMIGPSSSHTAGAVAIGHVANRLFHAPIKKVIVRYYESFAQTHQGHGTDYAIISGVLGFDPADQRVPMAVDLARRQGIEVEFIEDPGDSPVNHPNTAELTLINSQKSLTIWGCSIGGGTIEIRKVDLNGIIFQPDGPLPIIFVEADQEIGTALDHIFKDNYRDERISVRVPGRFLYKLELLDKPYPEQVEQVRGMSKDMIVL, from the coding sequence ATGACAAACCAATATCGTAGTGTTTTTGATATTATTGGACCGATTATGATAGGACCTTCTAGTTCACATACTGCTGGTGCTGTGGCGATCGGACACGTTGCCAATCGACTTTTCCATGCGCCAATTAAAAAGGTGATTGTGCGCTATTATGAATCTTTTGCACAGACCCACCAAGGACATGGGACCGATTATGCCATTATTAGTGGTGTGTTAGGATTCGATCCTGCTGATCAACGGGTACCAATGGCGGTCGATTTAGCACGTCGTCAGGGAATTGAAGTTGAATTCATTGAAGATCCTGGTGATAGCCCAGTTAATCATCCCAATACTGCTGAATTAACCCTTATTAATTCACAAAAATCATTAACGATTTGGGGTTGTTCGATTGGTGGTGGGACCATTGAGATTCGGAAGGTTGATTTAAATGGGATTATCTTCCAACCAGACGGCCCGCTACCTATTATTTTTGTCGAAGCTGACCAAGAGATTGGGACTGCTTTGGACCACATCTTCAAGGATAATTATCGTGACGAACGCATCTCAGTTCGGGTACCAGGTCGGTTCTTGTATAAATTAGAGTTACTTGATAAGCCTTATCCAGAACAGGTTGAACAGGTTCGTGGTATGAGTAAAGATATGATTGT